AAGCATATAAAACCCAAGGTGATGGTGTTTGGAGGCATTTTAAAAGAGGAAAAGAAAAGCAAGGCTGGTATTTTTCTGGTGTAGCATTAAACAGTACCTATGGATTGGGTGAGGAAGAAATTCCCGATTTCTTTAAAGAGTTTATTGAAAAAGTTAATCGATTTTGGAGTTGATGTAAGCCGAAAGTTCATATTGGAAGTTTCGTCTTTTTTTATAATGACCAACCACCTCATGTAGAAAATAAATCATGAAGTGGTTGAAAGAATATCAGCTCTGTTTGGCTTTGTAGCTTGGTACCATTGTAAACATAAGATAAATATTAAGATAGCATCAATGAGATCGCCACCATAGTACATGAGCATTCCTCCAGCCTGGGCTTGCGTTTCGGGTACGCCTGATGGGGGATGAGCGAAAATGTATTTTGAAAGAACCCCGTGTGCTCCAAGTGTTACAACAAAAACAGATGTTCGATAAGGAAAGCTGTAACGGTGAGGGATGGGGTCGAGATATATCATGGATGCTGTAAATACATACCCTGCAACCAAAATATGAACATGAACAAAAATATGTAACATTATATTCTGATGCATAGCATGATACATGTTTGTTGTATAAAGGACCCATAAACCACCAACGTTTAGGATGGAGGCCGTAATCGGATTAGTAAGAAAGAAAATCGGCCTACTTTTTAGGATTGTCGAGAGTCGACGAGCCCGTTGTATGGGAAGCGTCCTCAACAGGAGAGTCATAGGTTTGGCAAGGACTAGCAGTAGAGGAGCTAGCATCCCAAGTAACAAGTGACTAATCATATGATACATGAAGTCCAGGTGAGCCTTTTGTGCAACTGGCCCAATTACAGCGAGAAGGGCTGAAACCATTCCTAGGAGCCAAAATCCAGCTCGGTAGCGTGGCCATTTTTTAAAACGTTTATTGGAGATGAAGATTGCACTTATGTATCCAATAGATAAAAGAAATAATAGACAAGTCCAAAAGAGGGGAGATATGAATCCACTCATCCCCATCATTGAATGATGCATTATGAGACTCCCTCGCTAGTTGAAAGAGAGGACTTTTTTGTTTGTGATAATAAATAGAGCCCTACTACAATCATAATAGCAGCAATAATATTCCAGACAAGGTCATAGGGGAAGATGTCCACGTTATACCGTATTTGATGAATTCTCATCCACTTATGCTGAATGATGCCATCATAGAGTTGAAAAGCACCGCCTCCGAATAATATACCTCCGAACCATCTTTTCGGCCAAAACGCGTGCTTACGATGTAGATCTGCGAGTAAAAAGGAAGAACCAATGGTAGCAAACCAGCTAAAGCTGTGAAATATCCCGTCCCATATTAGCCCCCATTCTGGTGTAGATAAATCATAAAAATGATGCCAATGGAGTAATTGATGGAATACTGCCTCATCGACGAAGGCAACAAACCCCAATCCCAATAGTGCACCTGCCCAAACATTTTGTGATAAGTATTTGCCACGGTTCGGGTTCATAAGTGATGTTTGTGTACTCATACTGGACCCTCCGAAAGATACATAATCTTCTCTCAGTTTGCCCTATTATATTAAAATATAGTCTTCCTTACACGATCATTAGCCCAATAAAAGCAGAACAAATTCCTAGTACTATAGAGGATGAAACATATATAATAGCTAGTTTCGTTTTCTTTTGATGGATTAACGTGGTGATTTCGTAACCAAAGGTGGAGAAAGTGGTAAACGCACCACAAAAACCGATGCCAAATAGAAACCAAACATATTCGTGAATGAGATGATCCATATGAAGGTTAGCTAACACTCCCAATATGAAAGAACCAGTGATGTTTACAATCCAAGTAGCCAATGGAAAGGGGCTAGATGAACGGTTATTTATAATCTGACTGACCCAAAATCGGAAAGCTGCTCCTAACGAACCACCCAATCCTACTAACCAAATCATGTTCTTTCCTCCTTCTGTCCACGGATTAGAACTAATTTCCTTCCAGCCAATACTAGCAATACGCCTATAATCATAGATAAAAGAACGTAAAAGAAGGCCATTATAAATTGCTCATTCTCTATTAAATGAATCGTCTCGACTGAAAAGGTGGAGAATGTAGTAAACGAACCTATTAACCCTGTACCAAAGAACATTTGAACCTCTGGTCTTTTTTTTGTTCTAGTACCGATAAAAGTTAACAGCCATCCTAATAGAAAACATCCTGTTAAATTCACAAATAATGTTCCAACTGGAAAACCACTTCCTGAGTGGAGCCATTCACCCAGTGTGTACCTTAATATACTTCCGGTAAAACCACCGGTTGTGACATAAAGGAGAGGTTTGAAATTCATTTTTCATCGCTCCTTTTAGAAAATAAAAACTCCTACTAAAGTAAAGTGTCTCTAGTAGGAGTATACCGATTATGATTTAAATCTTCCATGTATGTTTCCATATTTATAGGTTGGGAATGCAAATTCATATAGTTCAAGGGAAAGGGCCAAGTACCTTTTTTCTAAAAGATGAGAGAAGTGACTCTTCAGAACTGCAAACATTTCTTCACAAGTGGCCTTTTTGTCTACACCTGAACGCCCATTTCCGATTTTTAGTGTTACATGGACAAATGCGTCATCCTCAGCTCCATCAGCTATTCGATATTGATTCAATTCAATTGCTCTGGAGCGAATCCCTCCAATAGGGAAGATAGAAGGACGTGAAATGAGAACATGGTGTAGCTTTTCAAGTAATACGTCTATATTTACCTCGTTCTTTATATTATCTGTATATTCAACAATAATATGAGGCATACCGATCCTCCTTATCTATTAAACAATTCATCTCCAACAATTTGATTTAATAGCTGTCCAATCCCTTCGATTTCCGTAATGATTTCATCACCAATATTAACTTTCGTTACACCTTCAGGAGTACCCGTTAATATAAGATCTCCAGGATTTAGTGTCATAAAGCTACTTAAATACTCAATCAATGCAGGAATGTCGAAAATCATGTCTCGAGTATTACCTTCTTGGGTCAGTTTACCATTTACATATGTTCGTAATGAAAGGTTCATTGGATCTTTTATATCATCTCTGTCGACGAACCAGGGCCCTATTGGGGTGCCGCCATCTCTGTTCTTTACGCGTAGATTCGGACGATAATAGTTTTCTAGATAATCTCGTATTGCGTAGTCATTCGCTATTGTGTAGCCAGAAACATATTCATATGCCTTCTCTTTTTTCACATATTTAGCACGTTTACCGATAACAACAGCTAGTTCACATTCATAGTGCATATGTGTAGCATCATGCGGAAGACGAGTTTGACCGTTATGCCCTACAAAGGTATTTTTTCCTTTTAAAAAGACGAGTGGTTCCTTTGGGGCGTTAAACGTTAACTCTTTTGCATGGTCCGCATAATTTAGTCCAAGTACAAAGGTAGTCTGTGCTTCGACTGGAGGAAGCCAAACTACTTCATCGAAGTCGACTAATCTTCCATCTTCTAACTGGAGCTTTCCATCTTGTTCGACTGCTTGATAAATAGATCCATATACGGCTACTCTTGCATGTTTCATAATAGCTCACTCCTTCCTAAGGAATGTTCAGCAACCACTCTGTTCTCAAGTGAACCAATCCCTTCAACTTCAATTCGAACCACGTCATTGGCTTTTACAATAGGTGTACCTTCGGGAACTCCAACTAATAAAACATCCCCCTCATATAAAGTCATAAATTCCGTTACATCAGATAGTAGTCGAGAAGTGGAACGGATAAGATTTGAAGTCGTATTTTCCTGGGCCAGGTTTTCATTCACGTAGACTCTTATGGAAAGAGAGTCTGGATTTTTAACCGATTCTTGTTCTATCACCCAAGGTCCAATAGGACAAAAACCATCTCGAGCTTTATGTTTGACTGCAGGGCGGAAGTAGCTTTCATGTGGAACACTTACATCATTTGCGATGACGTATCCTTTTATGTAATTATGGGCATCTGACTCTTTAATACGGGTTGCTGTTTTTCCTATGACAATACCAAGTGCTGCCCCTACTTCTAGCTCTGTCACATCAGAAGGAAGGGGAATATCATGATTAGTCCCAATAATCGTATTTTTAGGCTTTATATATAGGATGGGTGCTTTGGGTGGTTCATTATAAGGTTTTTCGTAAAGCTGTTTCCCTAAAGCTTCAAGGTTCCCTTGATAGTTTAGTAGAGTCCCATAGATCGTACCCGAGATTGGAGCATCTATGTTTAGCTCTCCGAAGTTAAACAAATGATCCTGTATGGATACAGTACGATTAGTAAAATCGACGTTTCCCTGGACTAGCTGATGTTTTCCCGTTAATTTTATGGTTGCTAATGCCACAAATATCACTCCTTTATGGTTGAATGTTCACGAAAAGTATCAATAAAGTGCTGTGCACTCTTGGAAAGGTAACGGTCTTTTAACCAAATTACTGCTGATTCGGATTGAATTTTTGAATTCTGTAGTTCGAGTGTAACCGTGTTGGTTGTGTGTAACGAAAGTAGAGTTGATTTAGGAACAAGAGTTGCACCCACTCCTGCATCCACCAAAGATAGTAGCATGGCTGCATCTGGACATTCGCAAACAACGTGGGGTTTGAACCCATGTCGCTTACATTCATCAAGAATCATTTCATACTGTCCGGTTCCGTTAATTCTGTGAAGTAGTAATAAGGGAAGGTTTTGTAGTTCTTTCATTTCTATAGAAGTTGTATTTCTAAACTGGTGTTCCCACTTCTGGGGTATGACCGCTACATAAGGCTCGCTCGGTAGTTGGATCATTGAAAAGTCATCGGTATCAAGCGGGAGACGGATGACGGCCACTTCAATGACCCTGTTTCGCAATAACTCACTAACAAAATAGGTGTCTCCTTCTCTGAGGTGGAACGTTACATTAGGATAGGTTTCCCGGAAGTAGCGGATTTTTTCTGGTAAATAAGAAAAGCAAGTTTTGACTGACCCGATCGATAGGATACCTCGAAGTCCATCCCCAGTTTCTTTTACTTCAGATTTAGTGTCTTCTAATTCTGCCAGTAGCCTCGTCGCTTTTTTATATAAAATCTCCCCTGCAGAGGTTAGTTCCATATTTCTTCCTTGACGTTCCATTAACTTGACACCTAGCTCTACTTCTAGCTGTTTGAGCTGCTGACTTAGAGGAGGTTGGGCCATATGGAGTTTCTTGGCTGCGCGTGTAATTTGACCTTCTTTGGCAATTGTACAGAAATAATGCAGCTGCTTAATGTCCATTTATCCTTGATTTGCCTCCTTTAACCATATTTTTTTCGTATGGGAAACCAATAAAATAGATATTTTTCCTATAGGATAGCACATGCTACAGTTAAAATGTAAGGGTTTTCATAAAATTTAAAATATTGTGTGATCAAAATCAATGACAAAGTTGAAAACAAATGAATGAAAAGTAAGGAGTGGACAGTTATGCAAAGGTATGAAGAGGCAAAGAAAAGAATTAGAGGTTCGATTGCACCTATTATTACTCCATTTTTTGAGGATGGTACGCTTGATTTAGATTCATTAGAAAATCTGATTAACTGGCATATTGAGAGTGGCAGTCATGGGATTTCAGTAACAGGAACTACAGGTGAACCGAGCTCTTTAACGATCGATGAGCGTGTCAGAGTGATGGAAAGAGCAAAGGATGCTGTGGGGGGAAGAGTTCCATTTGTCCCAGGTTCAGGCTCCACTAACCACGAGGAAACTTTATATTTAACGAAGAAAGCAGAGGAACTAGGAGCTGACGCTGCTCTTGTGATTGTTCCTTATTACAATAAACCTTCACAGCACGCTTTATATAAACACTTCAAGGCTGTAGCTGATTCTGTTTCTATTCCTATTATTGTCTACAATATTCCTGGTCGAACGGGGACTAATTTAGAAGTAAAAACTCTAGCCCGACTAAATGAAGACTGCCCAAACATTATCGGAGTGAAGGAATCCAATAAGGACTTTGAGCATGTAAACCGTGTGCTATTAAATTGCGGAAGAGACTTTAATTTATATTCAGGAATTGAGCTACTTTGCTACCCAATGCTTGCCATAGGAGGTGCTGGGTCAATTAGTGCAACAGCTAATATTGCACCAGGGAAGGTTGCAGAACTACACGATGCGTGGTTTGAAGGGAATCATGAAAAGGCACTTTCTCTTCATTATGAACTTATGCCATTAAATGATGTGTTGTTTAGAGATACGAATCCTGCACCGGTTAAGGCAGCGTTAGGTATGCTTGGGAAAATAAAGCCAGTATTACGTTTGCCGATGGATGTACCTTCGAAAGAAATTCAGGATGAGATTCGTCAGGTTCTTCGTCAGTATGTTGAGGTGTCGGTGGAGTAGGAGAAGGCGTGCTGAGTTCTGGGTTCTGAAAAAAAGTGTTGAGTTCTGAAAAAGGTGGGCCGAGTTCTGAAAAGAGTGGGCTGAGTTCTGAAAAAGGTGGACTGAGTTCTGAAAAGAGTGGGCTGAGTTCTGAAAAGAGTACGTTGAATTCTGAAAAGAGAGAGCCGAGTTCTGAAAAAGACTAAGCTATGTTCAAAAAGTAGAACGCTCACCTCTGAAACAATCGGCTTGGCCCATCAAACTAGACACTCAGCCAAGATTACTAGAAGAAAGGGTGATAACCATTGCAAAATCAGACAGTAAAACAAGAAGGAGCTCTTTTACACAAAAAAGTAGAAGATATCAAGCTTTATATAAATGGTCAATTCGTTGAAGCCAAGTCAGGGTCTACGATAGAGAATGTTAATCCTTTTACAAATGAGGCTATAAACCTTACTGCAGAAGGTAGACAAGAGGATATTAAAAATGCCGTTGAAGCTGCCAAGGATGCTTTTGAAAAAGGGCCATGGGGTTACATGAAACAATCAGAACGGATGAAGTATATAAATCGAATTGCAGATTTAATAGATGAAGAGAGCGCAGAACTGGCATATTTGGAGTCACTAGATACAGGACTTCCTATTGCTCAGACAAAGAAAATGGCTGCTCGTGCTGCAGAGAATTTCCGATTCTATGCCCGAATGGTCGAGTCGAGACTACATGGAGAATCTTATCCAGTAGGTGATGAGTTTATCAACTATACGGTGTATAAACCACTGGGGCCGGTTGGGCTCATTACACCATGGAATGCTCCATTCATGCTTACAACATGGAAGGTTGCTCCTGCATTAGCCACTGGAAATACGGTCATTTTAAAACCTGCTGAATTGTCTCCGTTAACAGCTAACAAGTTAGCGGAAATCATTCATAAAGCAGGAGTACCAGAAGGTGTTTTTAATGTCGTGCACGGCTATGGAGAAACAGCCGGTGCTTCTTTAGTCGCACACCCAGACGTCAAAGCGATTTCTTTTACTGGAGAAACGGTTACGGGTTCAACGATCATGAAGAATGCAGCTGACACGTTAAAGAAAACCTCAATGGAACTAGGTGGGAAGTCACCACTTATCGTGTTTGAGGATGCAGACTTTGATAAAGCACTAGATGCTGCCGTGTGGGGAATATTCTCTTTCAATGGTGAACGCTGCACAGCAAACTCTCGTGTTTTTCTACACAAAAACATTAAAGATAGATTCATAGCAGCTCTCAAAGAGAGAGTGGAAAACATTATTATCGGTGATCCACTAAGTGGTAGTACTCAACTAGGCCCGCTAATTGACCAGGGACATTTTAATAAGGTCACGCAATACATCGAAATCGCGAAACAAGAGGGTTGTGAAGTTATTCAAGGAAATGTGCCAGAAGAGTTTTCAAAAGGTAATTTCGTACCACCTACACTTCTTCTCAATGCAAAAAATGAAATGAAGGTTTGCCAAGAGGAAATCTTCGGACCGGTCATGGCAGTAATCGAATTTGAATCGGAAGAAGAAGTAGTACGTGCGGCTAATGATGTGAAATATGGTCTTGCAGGTTATGTATGGACCAATGATATTAAGCGAGGTCATCGTGTAGCTCAAGCTATTGATGCTGGAATGATCTGGATTAACGCACAGAATGTCCGTGACTTAAGAATTCCGTTCGGTGGAATGAAGCAAAGCGGATTAGGCCGTGAAGGTGGTCATTATGCCATCTTTGAATTTTATACAGAACCAAAGGCGATTCATGTAGCGATTGGGGATATTCACATACCTCAGTTCGGAAAGAAGAAATAGGGGGAGATTCAATTGCCGGCAAAAACGGGAAAGCAATATATCGAACGTTTAAAGAAAGCAAATAATAACGTTTATATACATGGAGAAAGAGTAGATGATGTAACGGAACATCCTGCGTTTAAGAACGTCATTGAGTCAATGGCACACTTATATGACCTTCAACATGAAAAGCCAGAAAAAATGCTATATACGTCTCCGACCACTGGTGACAAGGTTGGAATGACTTTCTTGCAGCCTAAGACTATTGATGATGTGATAAAAAGAAGAGAAGCTATTCAGGAGTGGGCGCTAACTTCAGGTGGAATGATGGGGCGGTCTCCAGATTATCTAAATGCTGAAGTGATGGCGATGGGAGTTTCCAATGATCTTTTTGCTGAAGCCGATCCAATGTTCGCTGAAAACGCACGGAAATACTATGAGTATGCTCGTGAAAATGACATTAGTTTAACGCACACTTTAATACACCCACAAGTTAACAGAGCCAAAGCTCAATATGAACAGAAAGATGCAAATGTTGCTTTACATTTAAAAGAAAAAACCAAAGACGGAATTTATGTAGATGGTATTCGATTGTTAGCCACTCAGGGTGGGATTACAGACGAAATTCTCGTGTTCCCTTCAACAGTAAAGAAAGCAGGGGAACTTGATGACCCGTATTCACTAGCTTTTGTCATTCCAAATAATACACCAGGATTAAAATTCATTAGCCGTGAATCTTTTGACTATGGGAAGAACAAATGGGATCATCCACTTTCTTCTCGATTTGAAGAAGGAGATGCGATTGTTTCCTTTGAAAATGTATTTGTTCCTTGGGAGCGAGTGTTCGTATGCGGGAATTCTTCCATCTGCAACCGGACATTCCGTGAAACAAATGCTGTGGTACACATGGCCCATCAAGTACTAGCCAAGAATGTTGTAAAGACTGAGTTTTTACTTGGTGTTGCTTTAAGTATTATGGATGCGATTGGTATTGACCAATTCCAGCATGTTCAGGACAAAGGAACAGAAATTATGCTGACACTTGAAACAATGAAATCCCACCTCTATAGAGCTGAGAATAATGCGAAATTAGATAAATGGGGTACGATGACACCTGATTTTGAGGCGTTAAATGCTGCAAGAAACTGGTACCCAAGGGTGTATCCACGTCTAGTAGAAATTGTTAGAGTTTTAGGAGCATCTGGCTTAATGGGAATTCCAACAGAAGCAGACTTCAACCATGAAGAAATCGGACCTATCATTCACAGAGGGCTTCAAGGGAAAAATCTTGAAGGCTATGAACGAGTTCAGCTATTCCGCCTTGCTTGGGATATGACCATGAGTGCATTTGGTAGTAGACAAATGCATTATGAATACTATTTCTTTGGAGATCCAGTTCGAATGGGTATGGCTTACTTCGATGGATATGAAAAAGAAGAGTTTAAACAAAGAGTTCGTGACTTTCTTGGAAAAGGAAGTACAACGAACTTCTCAAAAGTATAGGAGGTGTTCGGAGTGAACTTCAATATCATTCGTGCTGCAAGAGCCGTTCTTCACGTCACAGATCTAGAAGCCTCTCGTAAGTTTTATGTAAATACTCTTGGCTTTGTTGAAACGGAATCGGATGAACAACATTTATATTTACGTGGTCTTGAGGAACATAGTCATCACTGCCTTTTATTGAAAAAAGCAGAAAAACCTGCTGTTGAAGTAATGGGCTATCGGGTATATTCAGAAGTTGAGCTAGATGTACTAGCAGAATTCTTTGCAGATAAAGGATTAAAAACAAAATGGATGGAAGCTGGTACCCAAAAAGCAATGGGTAGGGCCTTACGTGTTGAGGATGTTTCGGGATTACCATTAGAATTTTATGCAAAAATGGATACAGTTGAAAGGATGCTCCAACGATATGACCTTTATAAAGGAGCTAAAGTACAGCGTATTGACCATTTTAACTGCATGGTTCCGGATGTGGAGAAAGCCTATGATTTTTATATCAATGAACTAGGGTTTTCATGCTCAGAATATACGGCTTCTGAAGGGGAAAGAATTTGGGCAGCCTGGTTACATCGAAAACCAAGTGTACACGATGTTGCTTTTATGAATGGAAAAGGCCCTAGGCTCCATCATGTTGGTTTTTGGCTGAGTGATCCAATGAGCCTTATTAACGCTTGCGATGTATTAGCTGCAAGTGGATATACAGCTAGTTTAGAAAGAGGACCAGGACGACATGGTTTATCCAATGCCTTTTTCCTCTATTTAAGAGATCCGGATGGTCATCGAATTGAGCTTTACAAAGGAGACTATTTAACAAGTGATCCTGATTTCAAGCCAGTAAGATGGGATATTAACGATAAACGTAGACAGACATTCTGGGGGCATGAGGCACCAGATTGTTGGTTTAACGAAGCCTCAGAGGTTCTTAATTTGGATGCTGAAAAAACAGTAGACCTAGAAGAAGCAAAGCTAAAGCAGCATAAACCAACATTTGTTATATAAACAAGCGTAGCGGGAAGAATCTATCGGAGTCTTCCCGTTTCTACTACTACTCAAGAATATGGTTTAATAGATGTGGAGGTGTTTATTTTGACACTCGAAAGAAAAAGATTATTTATTGATGGTCAATGGATGGAAGCGAAAGATTATCAGACACTTTTATCTCCTTATAATGAAAAGGAGATTGCCGAAATTCCGATGGCAACATCTGAAGAGGTAGAAAAAGCAATTGTTGCTGCCTATCGTGCTAAAAAGAAAATGGCCAAAATGCCTCTGCATGAACGTTCTACTATTTTATCTAAATTAGCTCAATTGTTAGAGGATCGATTTGATGAAGCTGCTACTTTAATTGCTTTAGAAGCAGCGAAACCCATCGAGACAGCAAAAGCAGAAGTAAAAAGAACCATTCAAACGTACAAGTTTGCTGCATCTGAAACGAATCGAATTGGTGGAGAGACACTTCCGCTTGATGCTGCACCAGGTGGAGAAAACCGATTAGCCTACACAGTTCGAGAACCTCTTGGTGTTATTGGTGCAATTACTCCTTTTAATTTTCCAATGAATCTTGTTGCCCATAAAATTGGGCCAGCGATTGCAACGGGTAATACAGTTGTTTTAAAACCAGCCTCCCAAACACCGCTCTCTTCATTTTTTGTAGCTGAGCTTTTACAAGAAGCGGGACTACCAGATGGAGCTCTAAATGTCGTAACAGGAAGCGGAAAAGTGGTAGGGGATCAAATCGTTACAGACGATCGCGTCAGTATGATTACCTTTACAGGTAGTCCTGAAGTTGGAATTGGAATTCGGAATAAAGCAGGGTTAAAACGAGTGACATTAGAATTAGGATCTAACTCCGCTGTCATAGTTGATAAAGAGGTTAATATAGATAAAATAATAGACCGATGTGTTACGGGAGCATTTAACTTTCAAGGTCAGGTCTGTATTTCTCTACAAAGAGTGTATGTCCATAGTGAAAAATACGACGAGTTTGTGGATAAATTTGTCCGAAAGACAAGGCAGTTAAAAGTTGGGGACCCAATGGATTCACAAACAGATGTTTCTGCACTAATCTCTAAAGGAGATATAAAACGTGCAATCAGTTGGATTGAGGAAGCCAAGGAAGGTGGAGCTACTCTTTTAGCGGGAGGTTCTTCTGAAGGTAATATCTTATTACCAACTGTCCTTACAAATGTAGATGCTTCCCATAAGGTTTCTTGTCAGGAAGTGTTTGCACCTATTGTTATTATCAATAAAGTTTCTTCAGTTGAGGAAGCGATTAACCATGTTAATGATTCAAGATATGGATTGCAAGCTGGTATTTATACTGATAATCTAAATTTAGCTTTACAAGCAGTTGATGATTTAGAAGTTGGTGGTGTTATGATTAACGACATCCCTACCTATAGAGTTGACCACATGCCATATGGTGGCGTTAAAGAGAGTGGAACAGGTAGAGAAGGTATTAAATACGCCATTGAAGAAATGACAGAAATGAAGCTTGTTGTTATTAACCGGAATTAGGGAGGGTTTTGAGATGGATGATCG
This DNA window, taken from Bacillus carboniphilus, encodes the following:
- a CDS encoding aldehyde dehydrogenase family protein, which translates into the protein MEAKDYQTLLSPYNEKEIAEIPMATSEEVEKAIVAAYRAKKKMAKMPLHERSTILSKLAQLLEDRFDEAATLIALEAAKPIETAKAEVKRTIQTYKFAASETNRIGGETLPLDAAPGGENRLAYTVREPLGVIGAITPFNFPMNLVAHKIGPAIATGNTVVLKPASQTPLSSFFVAELLQEAGLPDGALNVVTGSGKVVGDQIVTDDRVSMITFTGSPEVGIGIRNKAGLKRVTLELGSNSAVIVDKEVNIDKIIDRCVTGAFNFQGQVCISLQRVYVHSEKYDEFVDKFVRKTRQLKVGDPMDSQTDVSALISKGDIKRAISWIEEAKEGGATLLAGGSSEGNILLPTVLTNVDASHKVSCQEVFAPIVIINKVSSVEEAINHVNDSRYGLQAGIYTDNLNLALQAVDDLEVGGVMINDIPTYRVDHMPYGGVKESGTGREGIKYAIEEMTEMKLVVINRN
- the hpaD gene encoding 3,4-dihydroxyphenylacetate 2,3-dioxygenase, coding for MNFNIIRAARAVLHVTDLEASRKFYVNTLGFVETESDEQHLYLRGLEEHSHHCLLLKKAEKPAVEVMGYRVYSEVELDVLAEFFADKGLKTKWMEAGTQKAMGRALRVEDVSGLPLEFYAKMDTVERMLQRYDLYKGAKVQRIDHFNCMVPDVEKAYDFYINELGFSCSEYTASEGERIWAAWLHRKPSVHDVAFMNGKGPRLHHVGFWLSDPMSLINACDVLAASGYTASLERGPGRHGLSNAFFLYLRDPDGHRIELYKGDYLTSDPDFKPVRWDINDKRRQTFWGHEAPDCWFNEASEVLNLDAEKTVDLEEAKLKQHKPTFVI